The nucleotide window TCCGGTCAGCGTGAGTGTTCCGCCGGACATCGTGTAGATGCTGCTTTCCGTGGCAAAGTGGCCGATGCGGCATCCGCTGCTCACGGCGATCGAGCCTCCGGTCTGTGCCACCACTCCGGAACGGCTGGCGGCATCCCCCACGTAAAAATTTCCGGCGGCGACATTCGCTCCGCTTTCAATCGTCAGCTTGGAAATGCTGGAACTCGCCGCGGCACTCGTACCCACGCCGAGATACCCCGCGGCCACCGTACCGGTGAAGACAAGTCCCTTGCCATTGGTGGTGCCTGCCTGGGTATTCGCATGCAGCTCGGTGCTGGTGCCAACCGAAGTGATCGATGAGGGCGCGATGTAGTCATCCGCCTGATGGAATCTCAACTGGACCGGCTGGGCATCGCTGCCGAGCTGGACCGGAATATTCCCGAGGCTGCCGGAGGCCGTGCCACTGCCGACCTGCAACACCTGCGGGCTGGTGGACGTGCCGCCTCCGCCGACGATGATCTTGTCCAGCGAGGTGTCCTCCACCGTACCGGTGAAAACGATCACGCCGGTGGAGGTCTGGTTGGAACCGCCGATGGTGAGAATGTCATCGTTGGTGCCAGCGGTGGCACCACGCAGGACACTGCTGGAAATGATCCCATTGCCACTGGAAAGGCAGCCGATCTTCGCCGCCCCCGCGATGGTGAGGGTCGTGCCATTGATGGTGGAAGTATCCAGGCGCAGGGCTCCACCGGTGGTCCCGCCATTCTCGACATAGCCATTGCCGGTGAGTGTGAGCGGATTCGTGAGTGTCACTCCGCTGGCATAGAGTTGCGCGCCCGCACCCACGGTGACGGCGCTGCTACCGAGCTTCGCGGCGGTGCCACTGGCGGCGGAGAGTCTCCAGCTTCCGGAAGCCGGGCTCTCCAGCGTGAGACCACCGGAGAAGCCGCTGTTGGTGCCGGTGAGGGACACTTCCAGCGAAGTGGTCGCACCCGCCACCGTGCGCGGGTTCAATCGCAGGTGACCATTTCCCGCGAGGGACGTGCCGAGGGTGAATGGGGCATTGTCACGCACCAGACGGATCGAGCCCGCTCCGCTGACGGTGAGCACGCCCGTGCCAAGCAAAGGATTCGCCGCGGTCAGGGTGAGCGATGATCCAGCGGCGGGCACATCGAGATTGCCACCGGTCGTCCCGAGATCGATGACCTTGTTGGACGATTCACTGGTGCCCGTGAAGGACAGGATGCCTCCCTGGAGGACGATGGTTCCAGCAATACCAAGCGGAGAGGGCGAACCATTGTTGCCCAGCGCCGGCACCGAGATCCCGCCGCTGTTGATGATGACCCCTCCGGAATAGTCGTGCGCCGTCCCCGTGATGTGCAGCCAGCCGCCACCTTGCTTGGTCAGGGACGTCCGGCCACTGATAATGCCGGTGCCGGAAAACGTGTATTCCTGGGTGGCGTTCACGTTCAGCTTCCCCGGCATCAGTGTTCCTGATAGCAGGATGGGAGCGCCGCCGATGCCGCTGTCATTGAAGAAGACCCGGTCCAAGTTGTAGAAACCATCGGCCGCTCCATCGTTGCTGAAGTTCGCGGTGTTGTGGAGGTCCCACGCATTGCCCGCCAATCCTCCGCTCCACACGAGATTCGCACCATTGCCGGTCACATCCAGCGTGACGGCGTTTGCAATGGTGGCAGTGCTGAGCGCGAAGCTCTGGCGGGTGTCGGCAGGCAGCCCGGAGAGCGAGAGGTTCGCCTCGGACCCCGTGAGAGCGCCTGCATAGGACGCGAGGATGTAACTGCCAGCCGCCAGTTCACCATCGACAACGGAGACATGGACATCGGTGACACCATTCAACACCAGATTCTCGCCGATGTTGATCTTGTCCGAGAGATCCGCACCGGAGCTGCCGAGGTCGAAGTAGGTCTTCCCGCCTCCATTGAGCTGGAGGCTCTTTCCAATACCCACGGTACACTCGACCGCACCACCGGCATTCCGCGCCGATGGTCCGATCTCAAGGTTGGCACCGGAGGCAAGAGTCACCGAGCCGGTGATGTCCGTGGCCGCGGTTCCCGTGCGGCCCGCCGTCAGAGTACCACTGATTCCCTGCGGAACACCGGTCGCCAGATTGTCGAACAGCGTGCCGCCCGTGATCGTGAGATCCGCTGAGGCCAGCGGGGAGGTCCCGAGTTGCAAGGTGCCCGCGGAGAGAATGGTGGCCCCGGTGAAGGTATTCGCACCATTGAGATGGAGCGTGCCCGGGCCGGCTTTGGTGAGAGATCCCGTACCATCGATCGTGCCGGTGAGGGTCAGGCTGCCGGTGGCTCCGGATTGGCTGATCGTGGTGGCGGCGGCGAGCGTGATGTTTCCACCATAGGTCGCATTCGCGGCGGTGCTGGTGTGGTTCATCGTCCCACCGTTCATGAGCACGGCCCGGGTCGTGACGCCGGTGTTTTCATAGAGATTGAAACTCCCACCGCTGTTCACGGTCACCGTTCCCGCGCCATCGAAGACGGTACCCGCCTCCACCCCGAAGATCCCCTGGTTGACGATCACATTGCCTCCGCCGATCACCTGGACATTCACCAGGCTGATCTGGTTGGCACCCGTCTTGGTGATGGTGAATCCATTTTGGAACAATCGTCCCGAGGCCGCGGTGGCGTGGCGGATGTCCCAGCGGCTGCTGCCGCCCAAGGTGGTGTCACCGGTCAGCTCCATCTGCTGGAGCGAGCTGGTCTGCGTGGCATTGAGGTTCACGACCGCGCCATTGCCATCCCATCCCGTCCCCGCCGCCTTGATGTACTCCGTGCCGTGGTTCTGGTTGCTGATACTGAGCGTGCCGCCTGCAAGCACCTCCGTGTAGTTCGCCACCGTCGGATCTCCGGTGCCGCTTGTCACCGTGGTCAGCGCGTCCTTCGCTCCCAGCGAGGAACCATTGTCGGTGCGCAGGGAGACACCGGCACCGATGGTCAGCACCCCGGAGAAGGTGTTGGCCACACCGCCCAACCCCATCGATGCCGCACCTCCCGGAGCCAGGACCTGGAATCCATTGGTGCCTGCGATGGGACGATCGATGCGCGCGACGATGGCTCCCGTGCGCGGGTAGATGCTGATCGTCGGCTTGTTCGCCCCATTGTCCAGGGTGAGCGTATTGGTGCCGCCGATAATATAGCAGTTCGATCCCACCGTGGTGTCGCGGAAGAACAGGTTGCCAATCGTGCGCGCGGTATCGAGCGAGATGGTGCGATCCGCGGAGATGTCGATGTTGAACGTGGCTGTGGAGCCCGCGCCATCGGCCACCGTGCTGCCGAGCCAGTTGCCAACCGTGCTCCAGTTGCCGTTGTTGTTGAGGATCCACGCGCTGTCCGCCCCCTGTGCCGCTCCCGCAAGTGCGGACGCGACAACAATCAGGCAGGGAAGGACGTGACGGTGCGGAAGTGCAATACGAGCAAGGATCAATCGGGGTTTCATCAGGTCTTGGGTTGGAATCAGGCCATGAATTCCAAGGGGGGAAATCCATGGAGCCTGCCATCCACCGTGTGCCTGTTTCCACACCACCCGCAATACACACAAACTGGCGTATCCCCCGCCGACCTCCTGCTACTTGAGATACTTCGCCACCGCCTCGCCGCGCGAATGCACATGCAGCTTCCGGTAGATGCCCTTGATGTGCATGCGCACCGTATCGAAGGCCAGCCCCAGGGCATCCGCGATCTCCTTGTATGCCGCTCCGTCCGCCAGGTGATCCAGGATCTCCCGTTCCCGCGGTGTCAGCCGTGAGATCTCGGATTGCACCACACCCCTGCGGTTGAAGAATTCGATCACCTTCCGCGCGATCGATCCGCTCATCGGCCCGCCGCCGCGGAGCACCTCGGAGATCGAGCGCAGCAACACCGGAGTCGCGGTCCGTTTCAACAGGTAGCCGCTGGCTCCTGCCTTGAGCGACTCGAAGACGTTTTCATTGTCATCGGAAACCGTGAGCATCAGCACATCCACTCCCGCGAGCAACATCTTGAGCTGCTTCACGCACTCGATGCCGCTCATGCCGGGGAGATTGATGTCCAT belongs to Luteolibacter ambystomatis and includes:
- a CDS encoding beta strand repeat-containing protein yields the protein MKPRLILARIALPHRHVLPCLIVVASALAGAAQGADSAWILNNNGNWSTVGNWLGSTVADGAGSTATFNIDISADRTISLDTARTIGNLFFRDTTVGSNCYIIGGTNTLTLDNGANKPTISIYPRTGAIVARIDRPIAGTNGFQVLAPGGAASMGLGGVANTFSGVLTIGAGVSLRTDNGSSLGAKDALTTVTSGTGDPTVANYTEVLAGGTLSISNQNHGTEYIKAAGTGWDGNGAVVNLNATQTSSLQQMELTGDTTLGGSSRWDIRHATAASGRLFQNGFTITKTGANQISLVNVQVIGGGNVIVNQGIFGVEAGTVFDGAGTVTVNSGGSFNLYENTGVTTRAVLMNGGTMNHTSTAANATYGGNITLAAATTISQSGATGSLTLTGTIDGTGSLTKAGPGTLHLNGANTFTGATILSAGTLQLGTSPLASADLTITGGTLFDNLATGVPQGISGTLTAGRTGTAATDITGSVTLASGANLEIGPSARNAGGAVECTVGIGKSLQLNGGGKTYFDLGSSGADLSDKINIGENLVLNGVTDVHVSVVDGELAAGSYILASYAGALTGSEANLSLSGLPADTRQSFALSTATIANAVTLDVTGNGANLVWSGGLAGNAWDLHNTANFSNDGAADGFYNLDRVFFNDSGIGGAPILLSGTLMPGKLNVNATQEYTFSGTGIISGRTSLTKQGGGWLHITGTAHDYSGGVIINSGGISVPALGNNGSPSPLGIAGTIVLQGGILSFTGTSESSNKVIDLGTTGGNLDVPAAGSSLTLTAANPLLGTGVLTVSGAGSIRLVRDNAPFTLGTSLAGNGHLRLNPRTVAGATTSLEVSLTGTNSGFSGGLTLESPASGSWRLSAASGTAAKLGSSAVTVGAGAQLYASGVTLTNPLTLTGNGYVENGGTTGGALRLDTSTINGTTLTIAGAAKIGCLSSGNGIISSSVLRGATAGTNDDILTIGGSNQTSTGVIVFTGTVEDTSLDKIIVGGGGTSTSPQVLQVGSGTASGSLGNIPVQLGSDAQPVQLRFHQADDYIAPSSITSVGTSTELHANTQAGTTNGKGLVFTGTVAAGYLGVGTSAAASSSISKLTIESGANVAAGNFYVGDAASRSGVVAQTGGSIAVSSGCRIGHFATESSIYTMSGGTLTLTGNPTANPSTSGVAEQVGGIYVGIDGVGALEQSGGTISTRFVVLDNRGDTAGTDTLTLNGGSLVLTSIWGLVQRNASTVVNLGGGTIVAGANLPIDATPVLAAATTSMVNTGGFTVTAPKAFSGSGNLAITGGGTFSATATSTATGALTVSGSGTTFSGTGTAPGATAVIHAGAKVRSTGTMGFPGTLTLDAGSTLEASITSGTAATKVVSTGQMTVNGTVKVSLSGYTPVEGDAFNLADFASFSGTPSFDFTGAALTGGLTWSTANFATDGTVRVVSGNAYTAFESANGIFGAGATADSDGDGLANGIEFVLGGDPSGPGSDSSALRPLVTMDENYLHFVFRRADVSIPFNPRAQYGSDLTSWTDAVNGSPNGTPVFVLEEDDAYGPGIDRVSVSIPRALVSSEKKLFVRLKVELP
- a CDS encoding response regulator, with the protein product MSQDFPSSSDAAAVVRVAIVEDDDWIRDNLAAQIDAAPGFTCTGVFRSAEDALREMPRDAPDVVLMDINLPGMSGIECVKQLKMLLAGVDVLMLTVSDDNENVFESLKAGASGYLLKRTATPVLLRSISEVLRGGGPMSGSIARKVIEFFNRRGVVQSEISRLTPREREILDHLADGAAYKEIADALGLAFDTVRMHIKGIYRKLHVHSRGEAVAKYLK